Proteins found in one Takifugu flavidus isolate HTHZ2018 chromosome 7, ASM371156v2, whole genome shotgun sequence genomic segment:
- the fryl gene encoding protein furry homolog-like isoform X4: MAFLKSLVPVIISGEPNRAAPKDSGSRLLHMKRLGLLVMGQTIDEDPVAQVIAADPGISHPRPDSNNRSRLKGNSRHIRKVSFFQHVGGGKGDNASAPVSSSVSRRRAPSLVTPLSWEKQSIAAMSSITIDPELKPGEFVIKSLFAEFAVLAEKKIEMVMAEPLEKPLSRSLQRGEDAQFDQLISSMSSIAEHCLPSLLRTLFDWYRRQSGTDDESYEYRPRSSTKSKGDEQHRDKDYLLERRDLAIDFIFCLVSVEVLKQIPLHPVPDVLVHEVLNLAFKHFKHKEGYCGPNTGNVHIIADLYAEVIGVLTQSKFQAVRKKFITELKELRLKEQSPFVVQSIISLIMGMKFFRVKMYPVEDFEASFQFMQECAQYFLEVKDKDIKHALAGLFVEILIPVAAAVKNEVNVPCLKNFVEMLYQTTFDLSSRKKHSLALYPLVTCLLCVSQKQFFLNNWHIFLQNCLSHLKNKDPKMSRVALESLYRLLWVYIIRIKCESNTVTQSRLLNIISALFPKGSRSVVPRDTPLNIFVKIIQFIAQERLDFAMKEIIYDLLCVSKSHKTFAINPERMNIGLRAFLVIADSLQQKDGEPPMPTTGIIMPSGNTLRVKKIFLNTTLTDEEAKVIGMSLYYPQVRKALDNILRHLDKEVGRSMSMTNIQMSNKEPEDMITGERKPKIDLFRTCVAAIPRLIPDGMSRQDLIELLAKLTIHMDEELRGLAFTTLQALMVDFPEWREDVLSGFVYFIVREVTDIHPSLLDNAVKMLLQLISQWRQAVQSSNKTHNVQGAGRGHSLSLERTPILGVLHMVEGLALVVLCSCRPATRRLSVNILKEVRALHTALGIGRGDEELAIDVMDRLSASILESFIHLTGADQTNLLYCPSGIDLQTLAEWSSSPISHQFDVVSPSHIWVFAHVTQGQDPWVISFSSYLRQEHLPKHCPTAVNYAWMFAYTRLQLLSPQVDINSPINAKKVNSLNSSDSYISLWRNYLILCCSSASPSMCSSSSNPGSVRCSPPETLASTPDSGYSYESKIVGTPSPSSLFKHIVPMMRSESMDITESLVLGLGRTNPLAFRDLIEELNPIIKEALDRRPENMKRRRRRDVLRVQLVRIFELLADAGVISQIASGGLDGESHSLNSTLLEYVDLTRQLLEAENDKDSDTLKDIRCHFSALVANIIQTVPVHQRRTIFPQQSLRHSLFMLFSHWAGPFSIMFTPLDRYSDRNMQINRHQYCALKAMSAVLCCGPVADNVGLSSDGYLYKWLDNILDSQDKKVHQLGCEAVMLLLELNPDQSNLMFWAVDRCYTGSRRMASGCFKAIANVFHNRDCQIDTVVLMNLILFKAADSSRDIYEVAMQLLQILEPKLFRYTHKLEILRVDGILTPPSPLPHLYSVSYYQLSEELARTYPELTLPIFSEISQRIQTAHPSGRQVMLHYLLPWMNNVELVDFKPAARRPEDCGSGEDDEDAHEREMMMVNSRRWLRGEGWGSPRATTMVLNNLMFMTAKYGDEFAWSEIENVWTTLADSWPKNLKIILHFLISMSGVNSDPSLLPYVKRVVVYLGRDKTMQLLEELMCELDLTDPVSSAVTHMDNPPYYRITSSYKIPSVTSGTTSSSNTMVPGNDGHHHDCKIKDPHLEDSYTHLDIYTGLNSNLNRQHHRLESRYSSSSGGSYEEEKSDSMPVYANWRLKVMDHNRPEPLPFPPNGGCWSPLVDYLPEKNSPAVPLHRCNIAVILLTDLIVDHGVKVEWSAYIHLLLHAIFIGFDHQHPEVYEHCKRLLLHLLVVQGANSNVQSVAMVLLRNRDFNESRVLTVKPVAPEMNLTGVQEVLPHCQPSPMTDSGLSSSSTSSSISLGTGGTALSHLSPSLLSEVDVSADQDEKIKGLIDFITSRKRGPLWNHEDVSPKNPNIKSADQLSVFVRHVVNVFKQSQSGFQLDSLLSEVALQTALSCSSRHYAGRSFQIFRALKQPLTSALLSDILSRLVETIGDPGEEAQGFVIELLLTLESGIDTLADAVKNYDLLSALAQTPTRDHFLGPKFAANRKSTGQLNLNSGGLFQYAHTRSNSLRTNLIGERKIDRRRSNTLDVADRLGGSHGNLARTRSLSSLGGGGGPGVETIPPVDPSNLMATVFWIATSLLESDYEFEYLLALRLLNKLLGQLPLDRVDSREHLEKVLAKLKWYSFPGLLQLFLKGFTSASTQELTIHLLSKLITVSKHTLIDPSQMAGFPLNILCLLPHLIQHFDSPTPFCKETADKIAKVCTDEKSATLSNLAHMMSLYSTHSYSRDCTNWINVVCRYLHDAFAEITLNLVTYLAELLEKGLPSMQQSLLQIIYSLLSHIDLSAAPVKQFNLEIMKIIGKFVQSPHWKEAQNILKLVVSRSASLVVPDDVQRSYSTESCGSPEIAFTRIFNNASKELPGKTLDFHFDISETPIIGHKYGDQRTAAGRNGKPPVIAVTRSTSSTSSGSNSNGLVPVSWKRPQLSQRRTRERLMNVLSLCGPESGIPKNPSVVFSSSEDLESVDQQTSLIPTVEEVVREEEVQGEDTGSEQQFGVFKDFDFLDVELEDAEGESMDNFNWGVRRRSLESMDKGDTPSLQEYQYTGSTPSLNLTNHEDTDESSEEEVLSASQILTRSGLLNSDSATDDTASNHVDSLQESSSSALTEEATVLPSVPSLPRLDSPILEIVHSDSASSQLPEDAVSMTAADELSSSVSEDTGFCSAPPLPSDPQELCDLTDSQEIQDVQEPQDPQEPLEILDIQETHETESMQDPPDDLDPAPPPPLAIDTPPGSLYEEESQTGLPLSLSLPMLPGMKVDPDPDGTCGSLWEANVTQALKELDERCEEEEADFSDISSQDDGDADCFPEIQASPPPSPFLSAILAAFQPVAYDNEEDAWRCHVNQMLSDTDGSSAVYTFHVFSRLFQSMQRKFSSITHSSVRFLGEKLQRMGNQFLSSLEVMTSCSQCPTVLLDAETLVSCGLLETLKFSVLELQEHLDTYNSKREAAEHWLENCRRTFGDRDSSQRPNTHAQQMENLAELELCRRLYKLHFQLLLLFQAYCKLIGKVDTIKRQAQVTNMSEELTILESCLKEAETGLDCQEDVCMPDAAQTNTETAIQSLVETLRGRDFSSAITQVKVFRSLWPNDIFGSEKDDAVQTLLHIYFRHQTLGQTGCVAVVGPSRDLSQASSRLMELNLQIREALSQAQAGQPRDTVVSTGL; the protein is encoded by the exons GAGAAACCCCTGTCCCGATCCCTTCAGAGAGGGGAAGATGCACAATTTGACCAG TTAATAAGCTCTATGAGCTCAATAGCAGAACACTGTTTGCCCTCCCTACTTCGCACACTGTTTGACTGGTACCGGCGGCAGAGTGGCACTGATGACGAGTCATACGAGTACAGGCCTCGCTCCAGCACCAAGTCCAAAGG TGATGAACAGCACCGGGATAAAGATTATCTTCTGGAACGGAGGGACTTAGCCATagatttcattttttgtttAGTTTCAGTGGAGGTTCTGAAACAG ATACCTCTTCATCCTGTGCCAGATGTGTTAGTACATGAAGTTCTAAACCTGGCGTTCAAGCACTTTAAACACAAAGAGGG ATACTGTGGTCCCAATACCGGCAATGTCCACATCATTGCTGATCTGTATGCAGAGGTCATTGGAGTCCTGACACAGTCAAA GTTTCAGGCAGTCAGGAAGAAGTTCATCACCGAACTGAAGGAACTCAGGCTAAAAGAGCAGAGTCCCTTTGTGGTCCAGAGCATTatcagtctcattatgggcatGAAGTTTTTCCGGGTCAAAATGTATCCTGTGGAGGATTTTGAGGCTTCATTTCAGTTCATGCAG GAGTGTGCCCAGTATTTTCTGGAAGTCAAGGATAAAGACATCAAGCATGCTCTGGCAGGCCTTTTTGTTGAGATCCTTATTCCTGTTGCAGCT GCGGTGAAAAACGAAGTCAACGTGCCCTGTCTGAAGAACTTTGTTGAGATGCTGTACCAGACAACATTTGACCTTAGTTCCAGAAAGAAGCACTCTTTG GCTCTCTACCCTCTGGTGACATGCTTGCTGTGTGTTAGTCAGAAACAGTTCTTCCTGAACAACTGGCACATCTTCCTCCAGAACTGCCTTTCTCACCTTAAG AACAAAGACCCCAAAATGTCCCGTGTGGCGCTGGAGTCGCTCTACAGACTGCTCTGGGTTTATATCATCAGGATCAAGTGTGAGAGCAATACAGTAACCCAAAG TCGGCTGCTCAATATCATTTCAGCACTTTTCCCCAAAGGCTCCCGGAGTGTTGTTCCCAGAGACACACCCCTCAACATCTTTGTTAAGATCATCCAGTTCATAGCTCAG GAAAGACTAGATTTTGCTATGAAGGAGATAATCTATGACCTCCTGTGTGTGAGCAAGTCTCACAAAACCTTTGCCATTAATCCAGAG AGGATGAACATTGGTTTGAGGGCCTTCTTGGTGATTGCTGACAGTCTGCAACAGAAAGATGGTGAACCTCCTATGCCGACAACAGGCATCATCATGCCTTCTGGGAACACTCTGCGGGTCAAAAAGATCTTCCTCAACACCACTCTTACAGATGAGGAAGCCAAGGTGATAG GAATGTCTCTGTACTATCCACAAGTAAGAAAGGCCTTGGATAACATCCTACGGCACTTGGACAAGGAAGTAGGGCGTTCAATGAGCATGACCAACATACAGATGTCCAAcaaggagccagaggacatgATTAC GGGTGAGAGGAAGCCAAAGATCGATTTGTTCCGTACGTGTGTGGCCGCCATCCCAAGACTGATACCAGATGGCATGAGCAGACAAGACCTAATAGAGCTTCTAGCAAA ACTGACCATCCATATGGATGAAGAGCTGCGGGGCCTTGCCTTCACTACTCTTCAGGCCCTCATGGTGGACTTCCCAGAGTGGCGAGAAGATGTTCTCTCAGGCTTTGTTTACTTTATTGTCCGTGAGGTAACTGATATCCACCCTTCGCTACTGGACAATGCTGTCAAGATGCTACTGCAGCTCATCAGTCAGTGGCGGCAGGCAGTGCAGAGCAGCAATAAGACCCACAACGTGCAG GGCGCAGGCAGAGGCCATTCTCTGTCACTGGAACGCACTCCTATTTTGGGGGTGCTGCACATGGTGGAGGGGTTAGCACTGGTGGTGCTTTGCAGCTGCCGCCCCGCTACGCGGAGGCTTTCTGTTAACATCCTCAAGGAAGTCCGAGCACTGCACACTGCTCTGGGAATCGGCAGG GGTGATGAGGAATTGGCAATTGATGTTATGGACAGATTAAGTGCATCGATTTTGGAAAGCTTCATTCATCTTACCGGAGCTGACCAG ACAAACTTGCTGTACTGCCCCAGTGGAATTGATCTTCAGACTCTTGCAGAATGGAGTTCCTCACCAATCAGTCATCAGTTTGATGTGGTCAGCCCCTCACACATTTGGGTGTTTGCCCATGTTACCCAAGGCCAAGACCCTTGGgtcatcagcttctccagctacCTGAGACAGGAACACCTGCCTAAACATTGCCCCACTGCAGTTAACTATGCCTGGATGTTTGCCTACACCCGCCTGCAACTGTTATCTCCACAAGTTGACATCAA TAGCCCAATCAATGCCAAGAAAGTGAACAGTCTGAACAGTAGTGACTCCTACATTAGTCTCTGGAGAAACTACTTGattctgtgctgcagctctgcctcacCCTCCATGTGTTCCTCATCCTCCAACCCTGGCTCCGTCCGCTGCTCCCCGCCTGAGACGCTGGCGTCCACCCCAGACAGTGGCTACAGTTATGAGTCAAAG ATCGTTGGCACtccgtccccctcctcccttttcaAACACATTGTTCCGATGATGCGCTCTGAGAGCATGGACATAACAGAGTCTCTTGTGTTGGGGCTTGGCAGGACCAACCCTCTGGCCTTCAG AGATTTGATAGAGGAGCTCAATCCCATCATAAAAGAAGCTCTTGATAGAAGACCTGAA AACATGAAGCGACGCAGGCGTCGTGATGTCCTCAGGGTCCAGCTGGTCCGGATATTTGAGCTCTTGGCTGATGCTGGTGTCATCAGTCAGAT TGCCAGTGGAGGGTTAGATGGGGAGAGCCACTCTCTCAACAGCACGTTGCTTGAGTATGTTGATCTCACCAGGCAGTTGCTTGAGGCTGAAAATGACAAGGACTCTGACACCCTGAAAGACATCCGCTGCCACTTCAGCGCACTTGTGGCCAATATTATTCAGACCGTTCCAG TGCACCAGAGGCGGACCATCTTCCCTCAGCAGTCCCTTAGGCACAGTCTCTTCATGCTCTTCAGCCATTGGGCCGGTCCCTTCAGCATCATGTTCACGCCACTTGACCGTTATAGTGACAGAAATATGCAGATCAACCGCCATCAGTATTGTGCTCTAAAG GCCATGTCGGCAGTGTTGTGCTGTGGACCCGTAGCTGACAATGTTGGCCTTTCCTCTGATGGTTATCTGTACAAGTGGCTGGACAACATCCTGGATTCTCAGGACAAGAAG GTTCACCAGTTGGGTTGTGaggctgtgatgctgctgctggagctgaatcCAGACCAGAGCAACCTCATGTTTTGGGCAGTGGATCGCTGTTACACAGGTTCTCGTCGTATGGCGTCCGGTTGCTTCAAGGCCATTGCAAATGTCTTTCACAACAG GGACTGCCAAATTGACACCGTGGTGCTGATGAACTTAATTTTGTTCAAGGCTGCTGATTCTTCAAGGGACATTTATGAAGTAGCCATGCAGCTGTTACAG ATCCTGGAACCCAAGCTCTTTCGTTACACTCACAAATTGGAGATCTTACGGGTTGATGGTATCTTGACTCCTCCCTCTCCGTTGCCGCACCTCTACTCTGTGTCTTACTACCAGCTGTCTGAGGAACTTGCAAGAACTTACCCAGAGCTTACGCTACCCATCTTCTCAG AGATCAGTCAGCGTATCCAGACAGCGCACCCTAGTGGTCGTCAAGTTATGTTACATTACCTCCTACCTTGGATGAACAATGTGGAGTTAGTTGATTTCAAACCAGCCGCACGACGACCAGAGGACTGCGGGAGTGGCGAAGACGATGAAGACGCACATGAGCGGGAAATGATGATGGTCAACAGCAGGCGCTGGCTCCGTGGTGAGGGCTGGGGTTCACCTCGAGCAACCACGATGGTGCTAAATAACCTCATGTTCATGACTGCTAAG tatGGTGATGAGTTTGCCTGGTCAGAGATCGAGAACGTCTGGACCACATTAGCAGACAGTTGGCCAAAGAACCTCAAAATCATTTTGCACTTCCTCATCAGTATGTCCGGTGTGAACAGTGACCCCAGCCTCCTGCCCTAT GTGAAGCGGGTCGTTGTTTACTTGGGCAGAGATAAGACTATGCAGTTGTTGGAGGAGTTGATGTGTGAGCTTGATCTGACTGATCCTGTTAGCTCAGCAGTCACTCATATGGACAACCCCCCATATTACCGCATCACTTCCAGTTACAAAATCCCCTCAGTCACCTCAG GAACAACCTCCAGCAGCAATACTATGGTGCCAGGAAATGATGGACATCATCATGACTGCAAGATCAAAGACCCTCACTTGGAAGACAG TTACACCCACCTGGACATTTACACTGGTCTGAACTCTAACCTGAATCGTCAGCACCATCGCTTGGAATCTCgttacagcagcagctctggaggctctTACGAAGAGGAAAAAA GTGATTCCATGCCAGTTTATGCTAACTGGCGCCTGAAGGTGATGGATCATAACCGGCCAGAGCCTCTTCCCTTTCCTCCTAATGGAGGCTGTTGGTCCCCCCTTGTGGACTACTTGCCAGAGAAAAATTCACCTGCGGTACCACTACACAG gtGCAACATTGCAGTCATCTTACTAACCGACCTAATTGTTGATCATGGTGTCAAGGTGGAGTGGAGTGCCTACATTCATCTTTTGCTACATGCCATTTTCATAG GGTTTGATCACCAGCACCCAGAAGTCTATGAGCACTGCAAACGCCTTCTGCTTCATCTGCTGGTTGTCCAAGGAGCCAACAGCAATGTTCAGTCTGTGGCTATGGTGCTGCTACGCAACCGAGACTTTAATGAGTCGAGGGTCCTGACTGTTAAGCCAGTAGCTCCAGAGATGAACCTTACAG GAGTGCAGGAGGTGTTGCCACATTGTCAGCCATCACCTATGACGGATTCGGGCCTCAGCTCCAGTTCTACATCCTCCAGTATAAGTCTGGGGACAGGGGGGACtgctctgtctcatctgtcacCCTCACTGCTGAGTGAGGTGGACGTTTCAGCTGATCAGGATGAGAAGATCAAAGGTCTCATTGATTTCATTACGTCAAG AAAACGGGGCCCACTCTGGAATCACGAGGATGTTTCACCTAAGAACCCAAACATTAAGAGTGCTGATCAGCTCAGTGTTTTTGTCAGACATGTTGTGAATGTATTCAAACAGTCTCAATCAG GTTTCCAGCTTGACTCTTTGCTGAGCGAAGTAGCCCTGCAAACAGCTCTGTCATGCTCCTCACGCCATTATGCCGGCCGTTCCTTCCAGATTTTCAGGGCACTCAAGCAGCCTTTGACTTCAGCCTTACTGTCAGATATTCTTTCTCGATTGGTCGAGACTATAGGAGACCCGGGAGAAGAGGCTCAG GGCTTTGTCATTGAACTGCTCCTGACGCTGGAATCTGGAATTGATACCCTAGCAGACGCAGTCAAAAACTATGACCTTCTCTCTGCCTTAGCTCA AACACCTACACGTGATCACTTCCTGGGGCCCAAATTTGCTGCCAACAGGAAGAGCACTGGTCAGTTGAACTTGAACAGCGGCGGGCTCTTCCAGTACGCCCACACTCGTAGCAATTCTCTTCGTACCAATCTGATTGGGGAAAGAAAAATCGACAGGAGAAGGAGCAACACCCTTGATGTAGCGGACCGGCTTGGAGGCAGCCACGGGAACTTGGCGCGCACGCGCAGCTTATCATcgctgggtgggggagggggtcctGGAGTTGAAACCATCCCTCCAGTGGACCCCTCAAATTTGATGGCCACTGTGTTTTGGATTGCCACCTCATTGCTGGAGTCGGACTATGAGTTTGAATATCTGTTGGCTCTGCGGCTTCTTAACAAGCTGCTGGGGCAGTTGCCTCTGGACCGAGTGGATAGCAGAGAACACCTGGAGAAGGTTCTGGCAAAACTGAAATGGTACAGCTTCCCTGGCCTGCTGCAACTCTTCCTCAAGGGTTTTACATCCGCTTCTACTCAGGAGCTTACCATCCATCTGCTCAGCAAGCTCATCACTGtctcaaaacacacactcatagacCCCTCACAAATGGCAG GTTTTCCTTTGAATATCCTGTGCCTCCTACCACATCTCATTCAGCACTTTGACAGTCCTACTCCATTCTGCAAGGAGACGGCTGACAAAATAGCCAAGGTGTGCACGGACGAGAAGTCGGCCACGCTCTCCAACTTGGCACACATGATGAGCCTTTACAGCACACACAGCTATTCCCGTGACTGCACCAACTGGATCAACGTGGTCTGTCGCTATCTCCACGATGCCTTTGCTGAGATAACCTTGAATCTGGTCACTTACTTAGCTGAG tTGCTGGAGAAGGGCcttcccagcatgcagcagTCTTTGTTGCAGATCATTTACAGCCTGCTCAGTCATATTGACCTTTCTGCAGCCCCCGTCAAGCAGTTCAACCTGGAAATCATGAAGATCATTGGAAAATTTGTTCAG AGTCCACACTGGAAGGAAGCCCAAAACATCCTGAAGTTGGTGGTTTCCCGCTCAGCCAGCCTTGTTGTCCCAGACGACGTGCAACGCTCCTACAGCACAGAATCCTGCGGCTCTCCAGAGATTGCCTTTACACGCATATTTAACAACGCGTCTAAGGAGCTTCCTGGCAAAACTCTGGACTTCCACTTTGATATCTCAGAG ACACCAATCATAGGGCATAAATATGGAGACCAGCGTACAGCTGCAGGCCGGAATGGAAAGCCCCCTGTAATTGCGGTAACCAGGAGTACCTCTTCTACATCCTCTGGTTCCAACTCCAATGGACTGGTGCCAGTAAGCTGGAAGAGACCCCAACTCTCTCAG AGAAGAACCAGAGAGAGGCTGATGAATGTGCTGTCTCTATGTGGCCCAGAGTCTGGCATTCCCAAGAATCCATCT GTTGTGTTTTCATCTAGTGAGGATCTGGAATCTGTGGACCAGCAGACCAGTCTAATACCCacagtggaggaggtggtgagagaggaggaggtgcagggagaGGACACTGGCAGTGAGCAGCAGTTTGGTGTCTTTAAGGATTTTGACTTCTTAGATGTGGAGTTGGAGGATGCTGAG ggggagagCATGGACAACTTCAACTGGGGGGTGCGTCGTCGCTCCCTAGAGAGCATGGACAAAGGGGACACGCCGTCTTTGCAGGAGTACCAGTACACAGGCAGCACGCCAAGCCTAAACCTCACCAACCACGAGGACACGGATGAATCATCTGAGGAGGAGGTACTGAGCGCTAGCCAGATTCTCACCCGCTCTGGCCTT CTGAACAGTGACTCTGCTACCGATGACACCGCCTCCAATCATGTGGACTCTCTGCAGGAGTCCTCCAGCAGCGCCCTGACGGAGGAGGCCACCGTCCTTCCATCTGTGCCATCTCTTCCTCGTCTAGATAGCCCCATTTTGGAGATTGTCCACTCGGACAGCGCCAGCAGCCAGCTACCTGAG GATGCTGTAAgcatgacagcagcagatgagctgagcagcagtgtgAGCGAGGACACGGGGTTCTGCAGCGCCCCCCCGCTGCCCTCTGATCCACAGGAGCTGTGTGACCTCACCGACTCACAGGAAATTCAGGATGTTCAGGAACCCCAAGACCCTCAGGAACCCCTGGAAATCCTAGACATTCAGGAGACCCATGAAACGGAGAGCATGCAGGACCCTCCGGACGACCTGGAtccagccccccctcctccactggCCATAGACACTCCACCGGGGTCTCTGTATGAGGAGGAATCCCAGACAGGcttgcctctgtctctgtcactgcCCATGCTGCCAGGGATGAAGGTCGACCCAGACCCAGACGGCACCTGTGGCTCTTTGTGGGAGGCAAATGTGACCCAGGCCCTGAAGGAGCTGGATGAGCgctgtgaggaggaagaggctgacTTCTCTGATATCTCCAG tcaaGATGATGGTGACGCAGACTGCTTCCCAGAGATCCAGGCCTCTCCGCCCCCTTCGCCCTTCCTCTCTGCTATCCTGGCAGCATTCCAGCCCGTTGCCTATGACAACGAGGAGGACGCGTGGCGTTGCCATGTCAACCAAATGCTGTCAGATACCGACGGTTCCTCGGCTGTTTACACCTTCCACGTGTTCTCCAGACTATTTCAG AGCATGCAAAGAAAGTTCAGCTCCATTACACATTCATCCGTTCGCTTTCTGGGGGAAAAGCTCCAGAGGATGGGCAATCAGTTTCTCAGTTCTCTCGAGGTCATGACGTCGTGTTCGCAGTGTCCCACCGTGCTGCTGGACGCAGAGACG CTGGTCTCTTGTGGGTTGTTGGAGACTCTGAAGTTTAGCGTGCTGGAGTTGCAGGAACATCTCGACACCTACAACAGcaagagagaagcagcagagcat TGGCTGGAAAACTGCAGGAGAACCTTTGGCGACAGAGACAGCAGCCAGCGGCCCAACACTCACGCACAG CAAATGGAAAATCTAGCA GAGCTGGAGTTGTGCCGCAGACTCTATAAGCTGcactttcagctgctgctgctcttccaggCGTACTGTAAGCTCATCGGCAAGGTGGACACCATCAAGAGACAGGCACAG GTGACCAACATGTCTGAAGAACTGACCATCCTGGAGAGCTGCTTGAAGGAGGCGGAAACGGGCCTCGACTGTCAGGAGGACGTGTGCATGCCAGACGCCGCGCAGACCAACACGGAGACGGCGATCCAGTCGCTGGTCGAAACTCTGAGGGGCAGAGACTTCAGCTCCGCCATCACTCAGGTCAAAGTGTTCAG GTCTCTGTGGCCAAACGACATCTTTGGCAGCGAGAAAGACGACGCGGTCCAGACGCTTCTGCACATCTACTTCCGTCACCAGACCCTGGGTCAGACGGGCTGCGTGGCGGTGGTGGGGCCCAGCAGGGATCTGTCTCAGGCCAGCAGCCGCCTCATGGAGCTCAACCTGCAGATCCGCGAGGCTCTCAGTCAGGCGCAGGCAGGCCAGCCTCGGGACACCGTGGTCAGCACCGGACTGTGA